A single window of Pseudomonadota bacterium DNA harbors:
- the pedF gene encoding cytochrome c-550 PedF: MSIKNRKAAALAAGALTGALASVVAFGHGDVTPQPIDTTHLPQLGEEWLELNPFEGNADAIELGSSAYNQNCARCHGLGAVSGGIAPDLRELPSDAEGDEWFIYRARNGAIRNGITYMPKFEGILSQEALWSIRAWLVTKAVES, from the coding sequence ATGAGCATCAAGAACCGCAAAGCTGCAGCACTGGCTGCTGGTGCATTGACCGGCGCGCTGGCGTCCGTCGTGGCCTTCGGGCACGGCGACGTGACTCCGCAGCCGATCGACACCACCCACTTGCCCCAGTTGGGCGAGGAGTGGCTGGAACTGAATCCCTTCGAGGGCAATGCCGATGCGATCGAACTGGGTTCGTCGGCCTACAATCAGAACTGTGCTCGCTGCCACGGCCTCGGGGCCGTCAGCGGTGGCATCGCGCCGGACTTGCGCGAATTGCCGTCGGACGCCGAGGGCGATGAGTGGTTCATCTACCGTGCGCGCAACGGCGCCATCCGCAACGGCATCACTTACATGCCGAAGTTCGAGGGCATATTGAGTCAAGAGGCGCTGTGGTCGATTCGCGCCTGGCTCGTGACCAAAGCCGTGGAGAGTTGA
- a CDS encoding aminotransferase class I/II-fold pyridoxal phosphate-dependent enzyme translates to MGIELSARVARAKPSQTVVVTAKAAAMRAEGRDVIGLGAGEPDFDTPAHIKEAAVQAIARGETKYTAVDGTRALKDAVIAKFARENALEYSRDEIAVSGGGKQAIYNCFQALLDPGDEVVIPAPYWVSYPDMALLADAEPVIIPAGPELGFRITPAQLQRAITPR, encoded by the coding sequence ATGGGAATCGAGCTGTCGGCGCGTGTCGCGCGGGCGAAGCCGTCGCAGACGGTCGTGGTCACGGCCAAGGCGGCCGCCATGCGGGCCGAGGGCCGCGACGTAATCGGTCTGGGCGCGGGAGAACCCGATTTTGACACCCCGGCCCACATCAAGGAAGCAGCGGTGCAGGCGATCGCCCGCGGCGAGACCAAGTACACCGCCGTCGACGGCACGCGGGCCCTGAAGGACGCCGTCATCGCCAAATTCGCCCGCGAGAATGCGCTCGAGTATTCGCGCGACGAGATTGCTGTGAGCGGCGGCGGCAAGCAGGCGATCTACAACTGCTTCCAGGCGCTCCTCGATCCCGGCGACGAGGTGGTCATCCCGGCGCCCTACTGGGTGTCCTACCCCGACATGGCGCTCCTGGCAGACGCCGAGCCGGTGATCATCCCGGCGGGACCTGAGTTGGGCTTTCGCATCACACCCGCACAACTCCAGCGCGCCATCACGCCCCG
- a CDS encoding quinoprotein dehydrogenase-associated SoxYZ-like carrier, protein MNTSRLYRLPLAGLLLSAGALALADATHQSTPVDPLGSPMWNTMHDRVLDGLPYVFDERVEVLAPPAAENPANVPVMVRVDGLPNVQRMVVFTDLNPIQKVLEYIPERLSASIGLRLKLEQASPVRAAVLTDEGIWHVGGMWVDAAGGGCTAPSNGRAQGNWAETLGQISYRTWADEDRLRRLRVRVMHPMDTGLAPGIPAFYIERLELHDEEGELLGRLLTYEPISENPFFTLDFGQGQEAVKAVRLSGRDINGNRFEQRIE, encoded by the coding sequence ATGAACACATCACGCCTGTATCGCTTGCCCCTGGCGGGACTGCTCTTGTCAGCGGGTGCCCTCGCGCTGGCGGACGCAACCCACCAATCCACGCCGGTCGATCCGTTGGGGTCGCCCATGTGGAACACGATGCACGACCGGGTGCTCGACGGCTTGCCCTACGTATTCGACGAACGGGTGGAAGTGCTGGCACCGCCCGCGGCTGAGAACCCTGCCAACGTGCCGGTGATGGTCCGCGTCGACGGGCTGCCCAACGTCCAGCGAATGGTTGTGTTCACCGACCTCAACCCGATCCAGAAGGTGCTCGAGTACATCCCCGAGCGCCTCAGCGCGTCGATCGGCCTGCGCCTGAAGTTGGAGCAAGCGAGCCCCGTTCGCGCGGCCGTGTTGACCGACGAGGGGATCTGGCACGTCGGCGGCATGTGGGTGGACGCCGCCGGAGGCGGGTGCACCGCGCCGAGCAACGGTCGCGCGCAAGGCAATTGGGCCGAGACCCTGGGGCAGATCAGCTATCGCACCTGGGCCGATGAGGATCGCTTGCGCCGCCTGCGCGTGCGTGTGATGCATCCTATGGACACGGGGCTCGCTCCGGGTATCCCCGCCTTCTACATCGAGCGCCTGGAACTGCATGACGAGGAGGGTGAGCTGCTAGGCCGCCTGTTGACCTACGAGCCGATCAGCGAGAACCCCTTCTTCACCTTGGATTTCGGTCAGGGTCAGGAGGCCGTCAAGGCGGTCCGCCTCAGTGGCCGGGACATCAACGGCAACCGCTTCGAGCAACGGATCGAGTAG
- a CDS encoding PQQ-dependent methanol/ethanol family dehydrogenase, giving the protein MGSRQHDATVRGGISLLAASIIACTAQAAAPVTDSAIVNDAATTGDVVSYGMGTKGQRFSPLTQINSNNVDGMVPAWAFSFGGEKQRGQESQPLVHDGKIFVTGSYSRLYAIDARTGEELWQYEHRLPDGILPCCDVVNRGAALYDDLVIFGTLDAQIVALNQDTGKVVWKERIDDYKAGYSQTAAPLIVKGMVITGVSGGEFGIVGRVEARDAKTGKMVWTRPTVEGHMGYMNGEENGISGGAANKTWPGDLWKTGGAATWAGGTYDPDVDLIFYGTGNPAPWNAHLRPGDNLFSTSTVAIDPDDGKIKWHYQFTPNDGWDYDGVNETVAFDYKKRRKTIKAAGHADRNGFFYVLNRKNGKLLNAFPFVDRIDWAEGIDLKTGRPIETGRRPGDPADSVDGKKGEDVFVAPSFLGGKNWMPMAYSPDTGYFYVPANEWGMDLWNEPVAYKRGAAYLGAGFTIKPVFDDYIGALRAFDPKTGEKVWEVKNQAPLWGGVMATAGNLVFTGTPEGYLKAFDAKTGEELWKFQTGSGVVGSPITWEMDGDQYVAVASGWGGAVPLWGGDVAKTVKYLNQGGSLWVFKLPSSVRAASTN; this is encoded by the coding sequence ATGGGATCAAGACAACACGATGCAACGGTGCGGGGTGGGATTAGCCTGCTCGCCGCCAGCATCATCGCCTGCACCGCGCAAGCTGCGGCACCTGTTACCGACTCGGCCATCGTCAACGATGCTGCAACGACGGGTGACGTCGTCAGCTACGGCATGGGCACGAAAGGGCAGCGCTTCAGCCCGCTCACGCAGATTAACTCCAACAACGTTGACGGCATGGTGCCGGCTTGGGCCTTCTCGTTCGGCGGCGAAAAGCAGCGTGGTCAGGAGTCTCAGCCTCTCGTCCACGACGGTAAGATCTTCGTCACGGGCTCGTACTCGCGCCTGTACGCAATCGATGCCCGCACCGGTGAGGAGCTGTGGCAGTACGAACACCGCCTGCCGGACGGCATCCTGCCGTGTTGTGACGTGGTCAACCGCGGTGCCGCGCTCTACGACGACCTGGTGATCTTCGGCACCCTGGACGCGCAGATCGTCGCCCTGAACCAAGACACCGGCAAGGTGGTTTGGAAGGAACGTATCGACGACTACAAGGCCGGCTACTCGCAGACGGCAGCCCCGCTGATCGTGAAGGGCATGGTCATCACCGGCGTGTCCGGCGGTGAGTTCGGCATCGTCGGCCGCGTGGAAGCGCGCGACGCGAAGACCGGCAAGATGGTCTGGACCCGCCCCACCGTCGAAGGCCACATGGGCTACATGAACGGTGAGGAGAACGGCATCAGCGGCGGCGCGGCCAACAAGACCTGGCCCGGCGACCTTTGGAAGACCGGTGGCGCAGCCACCTGGGCCGGCGGTACCTACGACCCCGACGTCGATCTGATTTTCTACGGCACCGGTAACCCGGCCCCGTGGAACGCGCACCTGCGCCCGGGCGACAACCTGTTCTCCACCTCCACGGTGGCGATCGATCCGGACGACGGCAAGATCAAGTGGCACTACCAGTTCACGCCGAACGACGGCTGGGACTACGACGGTGTGAACGAGACCGTGGCCTTCGACTACAAGAAACGTCGCAAGACCATCAAGGCTGCTGGTCACGCCGATCGCAACGGCTTCTTCTACGTCCTCAACCGCAAGAACGGCAAGCTGCTGAACGCGTTCCCGTTCGTCGATCGTATCGACTGGGCCGAAGGCATCGACCTGAAGACCGGCCGTCCGATTGAAACCGGTCGTCGCCCTGGCGATCCCGCTGACAGCGTCGACGGCAAGAAGGGTGAGGACGTCTTCGTGGCACCTTCCTTCCTCGGCGGCAAGAACTGGATGCCGATGGCTTACAGCCCCGACACCGGTTACTTCTACGTACCCGCCAACGAGTGGGGCATGGACCTGTGGAACGAGCCCGTCGCCTACAAGCGCGGCGCTGCGTACCTCGGTGCAGGCTTTACCATCAAGCCCGTCTTCGACGACTACATCGGCGCCCTGCGTGCCTTCGATCCGAAGACCGGCGAGAAGGTGTGGGAAGTGAAGAACCAGGCGCCCCTGTGGGGCGGCGTGATGGCCACCGCAGGTAACCTCGTCTTCACGGGCACGCCTGAGGGTTACCTGAAGGCCTTCGATGCCAAGACGGGCGAGGAACTGTGGAAGTTCCAGACCGGTTCTGGCGTGGTCGGCTCGCCGATCACCTGGGAGATGGACGGTGACCAGTACGTGGCCGTGGCCTCGGGCTGGGGCGGTGCCGTGCCCCTGTGGGGCGGCGATGTGGCGAAGACGGTCAAGTACCTGAACCAGGGCGGTAGCCTGTGGGTGTTCAAGCTGCCGTCCAGCGTCCGCGCGGCTAGCACCAACTAA
- the uvrB gene encoding excinuclease ABC subunit UvrB, whose amino-acid sequence MVEQVRDDPNERAHGVATDDQRHQHLDVAVAPYRLTGKRFDLAATYEPAGDQPAAIAELVEGVDAGLARQTLLGVTGSGKTFTVANVVHAVQRPTLILAHNKTLAAQLYGEMRDFFPNNAVEYFVSYYDYYQPEAYVPASDTYIEKDASINQHIEQMRLSATKALLERPDAIIVATVSAIYGLGDPGLYLGMVLHLVRGDTIDQRELLRRLAEMQYTRNEVELRQGTYRVRGDVIDVFPAESEMQAVRIELFDDEIDSLAFFDPLTGEVLRKVPRLTIYPKTHYVTPRDVLLEAVDKIKVELRERLNQLYDANKLVEAQRLEQRTMFDIEMINELGYCSGIENYSRYLSGREAGQAPPTLFDYLPADALLIVDESHVTIPQLGAMFRGDRSRKETLVEFGFRLPSALDNRPLRFDEWEQLAPQMLFISATPGPYEKANADQTVEQVVRPTGLIDPVIEVRPVASQVDDALSEINLRAAVDQRVLITTLTKRMAEDLTEYLSEHGVRVRYLHSDIDTVERTEIIRDLRLGKFDVLVGINLLREGLDMPEVSLVTILDADKEGFLRSEGSLIQTIGRAARHVDGKAILYADKVTGSMARAIEETERRREKQLEFNKEHGITPQTVRKAVADIMEGAYPGGGGRGRDRKRGAKDANDKYAKMAPEQLAKEIDKLEKQMLKHARELEFEEAAKLRDQIDRITKSGLGLQSG is encoded by the coding sequence ATGGTAGAGCAAGTACGAGACGACCCCAACGAACGCGCGCACGGCGTGGCGACGGATGATCAGCGCCACCAGCATCTGGACGTGGCGGTGGCGCCCTATCGGTTGACGGGCAAGCGCTTCGACCTCGCCGCCACCTACGAGCCCGCGGGCGACCAGCCGGCGGCCATCGCCGAACTCGTGGAGGGGGTGGACGCAGGCCTCGCCCGCCAGACCCTGCTCGGTGTGACGGGCTCCGGTAAGACCTTTACCGTGGCCAACGTGGTGCACGCCGTGCAGCGACCGACCCTGATCCTGGCCCACAACAAGACCCTCGCGGCCCAGCTCTACGGGGAGATGCGCGACTTCTTTCCCAATAACGCCGTTGAGTACTTCGTCTCGTACTACGACTACTACCAGCCCGAGGCCTACGTGCCCGCCTCGGACACGTACATCGAGAAGGACGCCTCGATCAACCAGCACATCGAGCAGATGCGCCTGTCCGCGACCAAGGCTCTGCTCGAGCGACCGGATGCCATCATCGTCGCCACCGTGTCGGCCATCTACGGCCTGGGCGACCCCGGCCTGTACCTCGGCATGGTGCTGCACCTGGTGCGCGGCGACACCATCGACCAGCGCGAGCTCCTGCGCCGACTGGCGGAGATGCAGTACACGCGCAACGAGGTGGAGCTGCGCCAAGGCACCTACCGCGTGCGCGGCGACGTGATCGACGTATTTCCCGCCGAGTCCGAGATGCAGGCCGTGCGCATCGAGCTCTTCGACGACGAGATCGACTCGCTCGCCTTCTTCGATCCGCTGACGGGCGAAGTGTTGCGTAAGGTGCCGCGGCTCACGATCTACCCCAAAACCCACTACGTGACTCCGCGGGACGTGCTGCTGGAGGCGGTGGATAAGATCAAGGTGGAGCTGCGCGAGCGCTTGAACCAGCTCTACGATGCCAACAAATTGGTCGAGGCCCAGCGCCTCGAACAGCGCACGATGTTCGACATCGAGATGATCAACGAACTCGGCTATTGCTCGGGCATCGAGAACTACTCACGCTACCTCTCGGGACGCGAGGCGGGCCAGGCGCCGCCGACCCTGTTCGATTATCTGCCGGCCGACGCTTTGCTGATCGTGGACGAATCCCACGTGACCATCCCGCAGTTGGGCGCGATGTTTCGTGGCGACCGCTCGCGCAAGGAAACTCTCGTCGAATTCGGCTTCCGCTTGCCCTCGGCCCTCGACAATCGTCCGCTGCGCTTCGACGAGTGGGAGCAGCTGGCCCCGCAGATGCTGTTCATCTCCGCCACGCCGGGGCCCTACGAGAAGGCCAATGCGGATCAGACCGTCGAGCAGGTCGTGCGCCCGACCGGGCTGATCGATCCCGTCATCGAGGTGCGGCCCGTGGCGAGCCAGGTCGACGACGCGCTGTCGGAGATCAACCTGCGCGCCGCCGTGGACCAACGCGTGCTCATCACCACGCTCACCAAGCGCATGGCCGAGGACCTCACCGAGTACCTCAGCGAGCACGGCGTGCGCGTGCGCTACCTGCACTCCGATATCGACACGGTGGAGCGCACAGAGATCATTCGCGATCTGCGCCTGGGCAAGTTCGACGTGCTCGTGGGCATCAACCTGCTGCGCGAGGGGCTGGATATGCCCGAGGTGTCGCTGGTGACGATCCTCGACGCGGACAAGGAGGGGTTTCTGCGCTCGGAGGGATCGCTGATTCAGACCATCGGGCGTGCCGCGCGTCACGTCGACGGCAAGGCCATCCTCTACGCGGACAAGGTGACCGGCTCCATGGCCCGGGCGATCGAGGAGACCGAGCGGCGCCGCGAGAAGCAGCTCGAATTCAATAAGGAGCACGGCATCACGCCCCAGACCGTGCGCAAGGCGGTCGCCGACATCATGGAGGGGGCCTATCCCGGCGGCGGCGGACGGGGCCGGGATCGCAAGCGCGGTGCGAAGGACGCCAACGACAAGTACGCCAAGATGGCACCGGAGCAGCTCGCCAAGGAAATCGACAAGCTCGAGAAGCAGATGCTCAAGCACGCCCGCGAACTCGAGTTCGAGGAAGCGGCCAAGCTTCGCGATCAGATCGACAGGATCACCAAATCCGGACTGGGGCTCCAGTCGGGATAG
- a CDS encoding transporter substrate-binding domain-containing protein, with the protein MRLSVALQTLAFAGVCAFWGTVGVAQEVPATQRPGELSVAVYADYPPFSSRSPEGRLVGIDVDIAHALAEALGLRLSLREQGADESVEDDLRNAVWKGHYLGGGTADVMLHVPIDPVFAARNDQVAFVAPYYREHVLMAFREDKVAEGEVTPGSMVSLTVGVEIDTLADTFLLSAMGGRLRENVRHYATMPLAVEALLAGEVDAVVGNSVEVQSFAGQAPGIALSRVALPGLRTTQWDLGAAVKAQAGDDLGARLNEAMVDLQQSGQLDLIFRRHGADRVAAGISPR; encoded by the coding sequence ATGCGTCTTAGTGTGGCTCTGCAGACCCTGGCCTTCGCCGGGGTTTGCGCATTCTGGGGGACGGTCGGTGTGGCCCAGGAGGTCCCGGCGACGCAACGTCCTGGCGAGCTTTCCGTGGCCGTGTACGCCGATTACCCGCCGTTCTCCTCGCGCAGCCCCGAGGGGCGCCTCGTCGGCATCGACGTGGATATCGCCCACGCCCTGGCGGAAGCTTTGGGGCTACGTCTTTCCCTTCGTGAGCAGGGCGCCGACGAATCCGTCGAGGACGACCTGCGCAACGCGGTGTGGAAGGGACACTACCTGGGCGGCGGTACGGCGGACGTGATGTTGCACGTGCCGATCGATCCGGTGTTCGCGGCGCGTAACGATCAGGTGGCCTTCGTGGCGCCTTACTATCGCGAGCACGTCCTGATGGCTTTTCGGGAAGACAAGGTCGCAGAGGGCGAGGTGACCCCCGGCAGCATGGTGTCGCTCACCGTCGGCGTGGAGATCGACACGTTGGCCGATACGTTCCTGTTGAGCGCCATGGGCGGTCGACTGCGGGAGAACGTGCGTCACTACGCAACGATGCCCCTGGCCGTGGAGGCACTGCTCGCGGGCGAAGTGGATGCGGTGGTTGGCAACTCGGTGGAAGTGCAGTCGTTCGCCGGGCAGGCGCCGGGCATTGCCCTGAGTCGTGTGGCATTGCCTGGGTTGCGCACCACTCAGTGGGATCTCGGTGCTGCCGTCAAGGCGCAGGCCGGTGATGACCTCGGCGCCCGCCTGAACGAGGCGATGGTCGACTTGCAGCAATCTGGTCAGCTCGATCTGATCTTCCGGCGCCACGGCGCGGATCGTGTCGCCGCCGGGATCAGCCCGCGCTAG